TAGCCCACGCCCAGGTTGATCATGCCGGTGGGCTTTTCCTTGACGTCGACGTTGACGTCGACCTGGTCGGGCGAGCCCGGCACCGGGTCGGTGGACACGTTGACTTCGCTGAAGTAGCCCAGGCGGTCGATGCGGTCGCGCGAGATTTTCAGGTCGCCCGAGTCGTACCAGGCGGCTTCTTCCTGGCGCATTTCACGGCGCACGACTTCGTCGCGGGTGCGCGTGTTGCCGCCGATCTGGATGCGGCGCACATAAACGCGGCGGCTGGGGTCGACGTAGAACGTGACGTCGGCTTCGTGCTTGGCGCGGTCGAGCGTGGGATTGGGGTTGACGTTGGCGAACGCGTAGCCCAGCTCGCCCAGGTAGTCGGTGATGGCCTTGGCGGAATCGTTGGCCTGGGCCGCCGAGAAGGTTTCGCCTTCCTTGACCTGCACCAGGTTGTTGATTTCTTTGTCGAGGCCCAGCAGGTTGCCGGCCAGCTTGACGCTGCGCACCTTGTAGGGCTCGCCTTCATGCAGCGTGACGGTAATGTAGATGTCTTTGCGGTCGGGCGAGATGGTGACCTGCGGCGGCTCGACCGAGAATTCGAGGTAGCCCTGGTCGAGGTAGAACGAGCGCAGGCGCTCGATGTCGCCCTCGAGTTTCTCGCGCGAGTATTTGTCGGTGTTGGTGTACCAGGTCAGCCAGCCCGGCGTGGTGAGATCGAACAGGTCGAGCAGCTCGCTTTCCGAGAAGGCCTTGTTGCCCACCACGCTGATCTGGCGGATCTTGGCGACTTCGCCTTCGAATACGTCGAAGCTGACGCCCACGCGGTTGCGCGGCAGCGGCGTGACGGTGGCGGTGACTTCGACGCCGTACTTGCCCTTGCCCAGGTATTGTTCCTTGAGCTCGAATTCGGCGCGCTCGAGCATGGACTGGTCGAAGATGCGCCCTTCGCCGAAGCCCACCTGCATCAGCGACTTGGTGATCGCCTTGGAGTCGAATTCGCGCATGCCGTTGAACGTGACCGACGCGATGGTGGGCCGCTCTTGCACCACGACCACCACGACATCGTTGTCGGTCTGGATTTTGACATCGCTGAAGAAGCCCGTGCCGTACAGCCGGCGCACCGCCTCGGTGGCTTCGGCTTCGGTGAATTCTTCGCCGACCTTGACCGGCAGGTATCCGAACACGGTGCCCGCGTCGGTGCGCTGGATGCCTTCTACGCGGATATCCCGCACGACAAAAGGGTCGAACGCGTGAGCCAGGGCCGGCATGAGCAGCGCGGCGAGCAGGCTCGGCATGACGCCCTTCTTGTGATGAAACATCCGAAAAGACATGTCCTTGGCTATCCTAGGTCGAGCAAATGGCGGAGGATTTTATTCGATCGCCAGTCAGGTGAACAGACGGGCGAAATCGTTGAACAGCGCCAGCCCCATGAGGCCCGCGAGCAAACCGATGCCGGCGCGCTGCCCGATGTCGATCCAGCGGTCCGGCGGCGGGCTGCCACGCACAATTTCGACGAGATAGTACAGCAGATGCCCGCCGTCCAGCATCGGAATCGGCAACAGGTTGAGTACGCCCAGGCTGATGCTGATCAGCGCCAGATACGCCACGTAGGCGGCGATGCCCAGGCGTGCGGTCTGGCCGGCGTAATCGGCGATGGTGACCGGGCCGCTGATGTTGCGCCAGGACACTTCGCCGATCACCATGCGCCCCATCATGCGCAGCGACAGCCAGGCCGTGTCCCAGGTGCGCGCCGCGGCGCGCCCCATACTCTCGAACAGTCCGTAACGTACCGTCACCATGGGCAGGTCGCCGCCCAGCTGCACGCCGATGCGGCCGATGGTTTCGCCCTGCACCGTTTCGGCGCGCGGCACCACGGTCAGCGAGACTTGCGCCCCGTCGCGCAGCAGGGTCAGCGCCAGGGGCTGCCCGGCGTGGTGCTGGATGATGTCGACCAGTTGGGCGGTGCCCGGCTCGGGCGTGTCGCCGGCGCGGATGATGCGGTCGCCATTGCGCAGGCCCGCGTGCTCGCCTTCGCCGCCCGCGATCACTTCGCGCACGACCGGCTTGGGCAGGGCCAGCCGCAGCCCGGCATCGGCCAGGGGGTCGCCTTGCGCCGGGTCCATGCGGTTGCCGGGCACCTGCAGGGCGCGCTGCTGCGTGGCGCCGCTGGCCGCGCGCACCTCGACCCGGGCCTGGCCGCCGGCCGACAGCACATCGAGCAGGCGCCAGCGCGCGTCGTTCCAGGAGGCCACCTGGCGCCCGTCGATGGCCAGGATGCGGTCGCCGCCCTGGAAACCGGCCTGCTCGGCCGATGAGCCGGCGGCAGGCGGGGCGATGACGGCGGCGGGTTCCTGGGTGCCGGCCAGGTTCAGCCCGGCATAGAGCAGCACGGCCAGCACCAGGTTGAATATCGGGCCGGCCGCCACGATGGCGATGCGCCGCCCCACCGGCTGGGTATTGAACGATTGCGCGGCCACGGCGCGCGGCGCGCCGGCCGGCGGATCGTCCTGCATTTTGACGTAGCCGCCCAGCGGAATGGCCGATACGGCCCATTCGGTGCCGTGCCGGTCGGTGCGGCGCAGCAGCACCTTGCCGAAGCCGACGGAAAACCGCAGCACGCGCACGCCGCACAGGCGCGCCACCCAGTAGTGCCCCAGTTCGTGGAACGTGATCAGTATGCCCAGGGCGACGATGAAGGCAAGCAGGGTGAAAAGCATGGATAAATTTCTGAGGGCGCGGCCAGGTCAGGCCAGGCCGAGATTGCCCGCGTAGGCCCGCACCGCGGCATCGAGCGCCAGGACGTCGGCCAGGCTATCGAGCGTAACAGAAGACTGGCGCTGCTGCCATTCGAGCGCGGCGGTGATTACCCGGGGAATCCAGGTATAGCGCAGGCGGCCGGACAGGAACGCGTCGACCGCCACTTCGTTGGCGGCGTTCAGGGCCACGCAGGCGGCCTGCCCGGCGCGCAGGGCGTCGAAAGCCAGTTGCAGGCACGGAAAACGCTGCATGTCGGGGGTTTCGAACTCGAGCTTGCCCCAGCGGGCGAGGTCCAGCGCCCCTACCCCGCTGTCCAGGCGCTCGGGAAAGCCCAGGCCGTAAGAGATGGGCGTGCGCATGTCGGGCTGGCCCAGCTGCGCCAGCACCGAGCCGTCGTCGTACTCGACCATGGAGTGCACCACGCTTTGCGGATGGATCAGCACCTGGATGCGCTCGGCCGGCATGGCGAACAGCCAGTGGGCCTCGATGACTTCGAGCCCTTTGTTGACCATGGTGGCCGAATCGACCGAGATCTTGCGCCCCATGCTCCAGTTGGGATGGGCGCAGGCCTGGTCGGGCGTGACGTCGTGCAGGTCTTGGGGGTCGTGCCGGCGGAATGGCCCGCCCGAGGCGGTGAGGATCAGCCGCCGCACGCCGCGTGCCGGTTCGCTGGGCGCGCCGGCGCGGCCGCCGTGCGGCAGGCATTGGAAGATGGCGTTGTGCTCGCTGTCGATGGGCAGCAGTTCGGCGCCGTGCGCGCGCACGGCCCGCATGAACAGCGCGCCCGCGGCGACCAGGGCTTCTTTGTTGGCCAGCAGCACGCGCTTGCCGGCGTGGGCCGCGGCCAGCGCGGCCGGCAGGCCCGCCGCGCCGACGATGGCGGCCATGACCGTGTCGCAGGCCGCGTCGGCGGCGGTGTCGGCCAGCGCCTGGGCGCCGACGCGGATTTCGGGCGGGGTGCGCCCGGCGGGCCAGGCGGCCAGGAAGCGCTGCCGGGCGGCCGTATCGGGCACCACCACCACCGCCGCGCCGCTGGCGGCGGCCTGCCCGGCCAGGCGTTCCATCCGGCTGCGGGCCGACAAGGCGAATACCGCCAGCCGCTCGGGATGACGGGCGATGACATCCAGGGTGCTTTCGCCGATCGAACCGGTAGAGCCCAGGACAGCAACGCGTTGGAAACGACTCAAGACAGCACTCCAGACAACAGCAAGGCGAACGGCGCGACCGGGAGAATGGCGTCGATGCGGTCGTAGACCCCGCCGTGACCCGGCAGCAGCGCGCTGGAATCTTTGCGGCCGGCGCGGCGCTTGAGCAGGGATTCGAACAGGTCGCCCACGATGGATATGGCGCCCAGCAGCGCCGCGGCCGGCAACGCCAGCCAGAGGCCGCCCCGCTCGACCAGCAACTGGCCGAAACTGCCTGTCCACAGGCTGGACAGCCAGACCCAGGCGACCGCCCCGGCTATGCCGGCCACGGCCCCCGCCACGGTCTTGCCCGGGCTGACCCTGGGGGCCAGTTTACGCTTGCCGAATGCCCGGCCGGCGAAATAGGCGGAAATGTCGGCCACCCAGACCAGGGCCAGCAGCGACACCACGAACCAGCCGCCGCGCGCCATGAACATCAGGGCCAGCACCGACCAGGCGGCCAGGACGGCCGGCACGCTGAACAGCGACCAGCCCAGGCTGGCGGCCGGCGCGTCGGCGCGGCCGCGCACCACGGCGGTGGTGGCGGCCAGCAGCCATGCCAGGACCACCGCCGGCACCAGCCAGCGCACCACGGCGGCCTGCAGCGCCGCCGCCGCGGGCGCGCCCGACAGCCAGGCCCAGGCCAGCCACAGCATGATCGCCAGCAGCGCGGCCGCGGCCCCCACGCACAGCGCGCGCGAGGGCGGCTGGGGCACGGTCAGGCGCAGCCATTCCCAGCAGGCGCAGGCAGCGGCTGCCGCCAGCAGCGCCACGAACCACCAGGGGTTGCCCGATGCCAATGCGGCGGCCAGGACGGCCAGCAGGACGATGGCGGTAAGGACTCGTTGGCCGAGCATGGGGTCTCCGTAGCCTGGGGCCTGTTTACGCTAGCGCGCAGCGTCTTCGCGCAACTGGGCGCTGGTGCGCCCGAAACGGCGTTCGCGGGTGCGATACCACTCGAATGCGGCGTCGAGCTCGGCCGCGCCGAAATCGGGCCAGTACTGGTCGGTGAAGTACAGCTCGGCATAGGCCAGCTGCCAGATCAGGAAATTGGAAATGCGCTGCTCGCCGCCGGTGCGGATGAACAGGTCGGGCTCGGGCGCCCATGCCATGGACAGGTGGTCGGCCAGATGCGCCTCGTCGATGCGCTGCGGGTCGCGGGCCAGTTCGGGGTGCTGGCTGAGCATGGCGCGGGTGGCCTGCAGGATGTCCCAGCGCCCGCCGTAGTTGGCCGCCACCGACAGGTGCAGGCGGTCGTTGCTGGCGGTGCGCGCCTGGGCGTCGGCGATCAGGGCCTGCAGGCGCGGTTCGAAGCGCGACATGTCGCCCACCACGTGCAGGCGCACGCCTTGTTCATTGAGCTTGTCGACCTCGCGCTCGAGCGCCTGCACGAACAGGCGCATCAGCAGCGAGACTTCTTCGGGGGGGCGCCGCCAGTTTTCGGAACTGAACGCGAACAGGGTCAGATAGCGCACGCCGCGCCGCCCGCAGGCCTCGACCACACGCCGCACGGCCTGCACGCCCTTGGCGTGGCCCGCGGTGCGCGGCAGGTGCCGGCGCGTGGCCCAGCGGCCGTTGCCGTCCATGATGATGGCAACATGCTGGGGAACCGCCTGCGTGGCGGGGACTGCCTGGGTGGAACTGATAGCCATGAGCAGAAAGCGTCGCGCCCTCGGTACCTGGCCGTGCTTATACGGTCATGATTTCCGCTTCTTTCTGGGTAATGAGCTTGTCGATCTCGGTGACGTTGCGGTCGGTGAGCTTTTGAATGTCGTCTTGCGCGCGGCGCTCGTCGTCTTCCGAGATTTCCTTGTCCTTGACCAGTTTCTTGAGCGATTCGTTGGCTTCGCGGCGCAGGTTGCGCACGGCGATCTTGGCGTCTTCGCCCTCGCCCTTGACCACCTTGGTCAGGTCGCGGCGGCGTTCTTCGGTAAGCGCCGGCATCGGCACGCGGATGCTGTCGCCCAGGCTCATGGGGTTCAGGCCCAGGTCGGATTCGCGGATGGCCTTCTCGATGGCCGCGGCCATGGGCTTTTCGTAGGGCTGCACGCTGATGGTGCGCGCATCGACCAGGTTCACGTTGGCAACCTGGCTCACGGGCACCGGCGAACCGTAGTATTCGACCTGGACGTGGTCCAGGATGCCCGTGTGGGCACGCCCGGTGCGGATCTTGGACAAGTTGACCTTCAGCGTGTCAAGCGACTTGGCCATCCTGGTTTCGGCGGATTTACGGATTTCTGCGACGCTCATGAGGATTTCCTTTGCTTAAACGTGTACCAGGGTGCCTTCGTCTTCGCCGCTGACCGCGCGCTTGAGCGCGCCGGACTTGTTGATCGAAAACACCTTGATGGGCAATTTCTGGTCGCGGCACAGCGCGAACGCGGTGGCATCCATGACTTCGAGCCGGCGCACGATGGCCTCGTCGAAACTGATGCGCGCATAGCGCGTGGCGGTGGGATCTTTATTGGGGTCGGCGCTGTAGATGCCGTCGACCTTGGTGGCCTTGAGCACGATCTCGGCGCCGATCTCGGCGCCGCGCAGCGCGGCCGCGGTATCGGTGGTGAAGAACGGGTTGCCCGTGCCGGCCGCGAAAATGACGACCTTGCCTTCTTCGAGGTAGCGCAGCGCCTTGGGGCGGATGTACGGCTCGACCACCTGGTCGATGTTCAGCGCCGATTGCACCCGGGTGTCGACATCTTTGTGCTTCAAGGCATCCTGCAGGGCCAGGGCGTTCATGATGGTGGCCATCATGCCCATGTAGTCGGCCGTGGCGCGGTCCATGCCCTGCGCGCCGGGCGCCACGCCGCGGAAAATGTTGCCGCCGCCGATGACGATGGCCAGCTCGACGCCCAGCGCCACCACTTCGGCGATTTCATCGGTCATGCGCACGATGGTGCTGCGATTGATGCCAAAGGCATCTTCGCCCATCAGCGCTTCGCCGGAAAGTTTGAGAAGAACCCGTTTGTATGATCTGCTGCTCATAGGTGATGTCCCAAGGACCGATCCGACGAAAGTGTAAGACAAGAAATAGGGCCGGACTAGATATTTTCTAGCCGGCCCTGGGTACCACGACCTATCAGGCGCGGCCGGCAGCGGCAGCGGCGACCTCGGCGGCGAAGTCGCTGGTCTTCTTCTCGATGCCCTCGCCCACCACGAACAGCACGAACTTGCTGATCAAGGCGTTCTTTTCCTTGAGCATCTGTTCAACGGTCTGCTTGTCGTTCTTGACGAAGGGCTGCGACAGCAGCGTGACTTCTTTCAGGAACTTCTGCACCGAGCCCTCGACCATCTTGGCCACGATCTCGGCGGGCTTGCCCGACTCGGCGGCCTTCTGCTCGGCCACCGAGCGTTCGGCGGCGATGTCGGCGGCCGGCACGCCGTCGGCGTTCAGGGCGCGGGGCTTGGTGGCGGCGATGTGCATGGCCAGGTCTTTGCCGATTTCTTCGGCGCCGGCGTATTCGACCAGCACGCCGATCTTGCCGCCGTGCACATAGCTGGCCAGGGCGTTGGCGGTGTCGATGCGTTCGAAGCGGCGCACCGAAATGTTTTCGCCGATTTTGCCGACCAGGGCGGTGCGGGTGGTTTCAACCGTGCCCTCGCCCATCGGCAGCGCCGACAGCGCGGCCACATCGGCGGGCTTCTGGATGGCGGCCAGTTCGGCCAGCTGGTTGATGAACGCGACGAAATCGTCGTTCTTGGCCACGAAGTCGGTTTCGCAGTTGACTTCGATGATGGCGCCCTGCTTGGCGTCGGGCGAGATGTACAGGCCGATCAGGCCTTCGGCGGTGACGCGCGCGGCGGCCTTGCTGGCCTTGTTGCCCAGCTTGACGCGCAGGATTTCTTCGGCGCGGGCCAGGTCGCCCTCGGCTTCGGTCAGGGCCTTCTTGCACTCCATCATGGGCGCGTCGGTCTTTTCGCGCAGTTCCTTGACGAGGGCGGCGGTAATTTCAGCCATGATTGCTCCAGTTTCGCTAAGACATGCCCCGGCGGGCCGGGGCACATGGATTGATTCGACAAGACGCCCGCGCTGGCGGGCCGTGAGACGGGAGCCCGTCTCGAGACTTCCGGCCGGCCCGGGCGCGCGGCGCAATGCCCGCCGCGCCCGGCCCGCCGGATCAGGCTATTAGCCCTGGTTGTCCTGCACTTCGACGAACTCTTCCGAACCTTCGCCGGCCTCTTCGACCAGGCCGTTAAGGTTTTGTTCGCGGCCTTCCAGCACGGCGTCGGCGATGCCCTTGGCGTACAGCGCGATGGCCTTGGCCGAGTCGTCGTTGCCCGGGATGACGTAGTCGATGCCATCGGGCGAGTGGTTGGTGTCGACCACGGCCACGACCGGGATGCCCAGCGTGCGGGCTTCGGCCACGGCGATCTTGTGGTAGCCGACGTCGATGACGAACAGCGCATCAGGCAGGCCGTTCATGTCTTTGATGCCGCCGATGGACTTGTTGAGCTTGTCGAGTTCGCGCTGGAACAGCAGGCCTTCTTTTTTGATCATGCGCTCGGCGCCGCCCTCGGCGACGACGGCTTCCATGTCTTTCAGGCGCTTGACCGAGGTTTTCACCGTTTTGAAGTTGGTCAGCATGCCGCCGAGCCAGCGGGCGTCGACGTAGGGCATGCCGCAACGGGCGGCTTCGGCCGCGACCAGTTCACGGGCGGCGCGCTTGGTGCCGACGAACAGGATGTTGCCGCCGCGGGCAGCCAGCTGCTTCACGAACTTGGTGGCGTCCTGGTACTTGGCGACCGTTTGTTCCAGGTTGATGATGTGGATTTTGTTGCGATGGCCGAAGATGTACGGGGCCATCTTGGGATTCCAGTAGCGGGTCTGGTGGCCGAAGTGGACGCCAGCTTCCAGCATTTCGCGCATGAGGGACATGAGTTTCTCCGAGGGTTGGTTCTTGCGCTACGCCTGTACCCGCCCATGCATGGCATGGGCCGGCACCCTGGGTGGCATAACGCGCGATTTCCTGGCGCCGGTATCCGACGCCAGGATGAAAAGCCCGAAACCCGGTGGCCGATCGCCGCGGCGAACCCTGCGGCGAATAAACCCAGACGGCCGTGGCGGCCAGGGCCTACAATGGAAAAACACCCTGGCTTTGCCCCCGGTTTTTAGGCAAGCCTATAATTCTACTATTTTTCCACCCAGTTACTCAAGCCACCTACATGGGCCTCGTTACCAATCCCGCCGACCTGGACAAGATGCGCGCCGCCTGCCAGGACGCCGCGAAGATACTCGATTTCATCACCCCCCACGTCAAGCCCGGGGTCACCACGGGCGAGCTCGACCGCCTGTGCCTGGAATACCTGACCGACGAGCTGAAGGTGAAATCGGCCACGGTGGGCTATGCCCCTCCGGGCTACCCCCCCTTCCCCGGCGCCATCTGCACCTCGGTCAACCACCAGGTCTGCCATGGCATCCCGGGCGACAAGGTGCTGAAAAACGGTGACGCACTCAATATCGACGTCACCATCATCAAGGACGGCTGGTTCGGCGACACCAGCCGCATGTATCACGTGGGCGAGCCGTCGATCCAGTCGCGCCGCCTGGCCGAGATTACTTTCGAATGCATGTGGAAGGGTATCCAGCAGGTGCGCAACGGCGCCACCCTGGGCGATGTCGGCCACGCCATCCAGAAGCATGCCGAATCCAACGGCTATTCGGTGGTGCGCGAGTTCTGCGGCCACGGCATCGGCCAGCGCTTCCATGAAGACCCGCAGGTGCTGCACTATGGCAAGCCGGGCAGCGGCGTGCCCCTGACCACCGGCATGATCTTCACCATCGAACCCATGATCAACGCCGGCCGCCGCGAAATCCGCCAGCTGGCCGACGGCTGGACGGTCGTGACGCGCGACCACAGCCTGTCTGCGCAGTGGGAACACACGATCTGCGTGACCGACACCGGCTATGAAGTCCTGACCCTGTCGCCGGGCGTGCGCCAGCCGCCGGCGTTTGTTGCCGAACCCCTGACGCTGCCCGCCACCTGACCGGCAAGCCCCATGACCGCAGCCGCCCCGCCTTCGCTGCCTGACCTGCGCCGGCGGCTGCAGGCCGCCCGCGGCGAGGCCATTGCCCAGTTCCGCCAGCACCGGCGGCCGGACACCCTGCTGTTCGGATTGCGGCGCATCGTCGACCATGCGCTGCGCGACCTGCTCAAGCTGCACCCCCTGCCCGCCGGCGCCACGCTGGCGGCGGTGGGCGGGTATGGCCGCGGCGAGCTCTATCCGCATTCCGACGTCGACCTGCTGATCCTGCTGCCGCACGCGCCTTCGCCCGGCGACGCCACCGCGATCGAGACCCTGGTGGCGGCCCTGTGGGACCTGGGCCTGGAGCCCGGCCACAGCGTGCGCACCCTGGCCGACTGCGAACAGGAAGCGCAGGCCGACATCACCGTCGAGACCGCTCTGCTGGAATCGCGCTGGCTGGCCGGCAGCCGCGCCCTGATGAAGCAGTTCGAGGCGGCTATCCAGGCCCAGCTCGACGCCCCGGCGTTTTTCCAGGCCAAGCGCGTCGAGATGCAGCAGCGCCACGCGCGCTACCAGGAGACCCCCTACGCGCTGGAACCCAATTGCAAAGAATCGCCCGGCGGGCTGCGCGACCTGCAGGTGATTCTGTGGATGGCGCGCGCCGCGGGCTTCGGCCGCACCTGGCGCGAAGTGGCCCAGGCCGGGCTGCTGACGCCGTCCGAGGCGCGCGACCTGCGCCGCGCCGAGCAGGCGTTCAAGCGCCTGCGCATCGAGTTGCACCTGCTGACCGGCCGGCGCGAAGACCGCGTGCTGTTCGACCTGCAGCCCGGGCTGGCCGAGGTCTACGGCATCCAGGCCACCGCCACGCGGCGCAGCAGCGAATTGCTGATGCAGCGCTATTACTGGGCCGCGCGCCTGGTGACGCAGCTCAATGCGATTCTGGTGCCCAGCATCGAAGAGCGGCTGTTTCCGCGGCCCGACACCGGCGCGCGCGAGATCGATGACGATTTCCGCAACCTGCGCGACCGGCTCGACATCGTGCGCGACGATGGCTTCGAACGCAATCCCACGCTGCTGCTGCGCGCCTTCCTGGTGATGCAGCAGCATGCCGAACTGACCGGCCTGACGCCGCGCACGCTGCGCGCCATGTGGCATTCGCGCCATCGCATCGACGCGCAGTTCCGGCGCAACCCGGTCAACCGCAAGCTGTTCCTGCAGATCCTGCAGCAGCCGCGCGGCATCGTGCACGAGCTGCGGCGCATGACCATGCTGAACATCCTGCCCCGCTACCTGCCGGTGTTCCGCCGCATCGTCGGGCAGATGCAGCACGACCTGTTCCACGTATACACGGTCGACCAGCACACGCTGACGGTGGTGCGCAACATCCGGCGCTTCACCATGCCCGAGCATGCGCAGGAGTACCCGCTGGCCAGCCAGCTGATCGCCAACCTGGAACGCCACTGGCTGCTGTACGTGGCGGCGCTCTTTCACGACATCGCCAAGGGCCGCGGCGGCGACCATTCCGAACTGGGCGCGCGCGAAGTCAGGCGCTTCGCGCACGAGCACGGCCTGGAACCCGACGACGCCGAACTGGTCGAGTTCCTGGTGCGCCAGCACCTGCTCATGTCGGCCGTGGCGCAAAAGCGCGACCTGTCCGATCCGGGCGTCATCAAGGATTTCGCGGCCACCGTGCGCGACGAGCGCCACCTGACGGCCCTGTATCTGCTGACCGTGGCCGATATACGCGGCACCAGCCCCAAGGTTTGGAACGCCTGGAAAGGCAAGCTGCTGGAAGACCTGTACCGCCTGACCCTGGCCGCGCTGGGCGGCTCGCCGGCCGACACGCACACAGTGCTGACTGAACGCAAGGAAGAAGCGGCGCGCCTGACGCGGCTGGCAGGCCTGCGCGACGACGCGCGCGCGGCCTTCTGGAACGAGCTGGATGTGGCGTATTTCCTGCGCCACGATGCGTCGGACATCGCCTGGCACACCCGCCACCTGTATTACCAGGTGGCTCCTGACGGCCCGGTGGTGCGCGCGCGCCCCACCGAACACGGCGAAGGGCTGCAGATCATGGTGTACACGCGCGACGTGCCCGAACTGGTGGTGGCGATCTGCGCTTATTTCGACGCCAAGTCGCTGGGCATCCAGGACGCGCGCATCCACACGACCCGGCACGGCTGGGCGCTGGACAGTTTCATCGTGCTGCTGCCCGAGGGCAGCACCGACCTGCGCGCCCAGGCCACGCTGGTCGAACATGAGCTGGCGCAGCGCCTGCGCGACCCGCAGGACGCGGCCGGCGCGCGCGGCGCGTACGGCGCCCCGGCGCGCCGGCGGCAATCGCGCATTTCCAAGGTCTTTCCTGTCATGCCGCAGGCCGAACTGCAGCCCGACGAGCGCAGCCAGTCATGGCGGCTGTCGGTCACCGCCACCGACCGACCCGGCCTGCTGCACGCGCTGACGCGCGTGTTCGCCAGCCATGGGGTCAGCGTCAGCATGGCCAAGATCATGACCCTGGGCGACCGGG
This genomic window from Bordetella petrii contains:
- the bamA gene encoding outer membrane protein assembly factor BamA yields the protein MSFRMFHHKKGVMPSLLAALLMPALAHAFDPFVVRDIRVEGIQRTDAGTVFGYLPVKVGEEFTEAEATEAVRRLYGTGFFSDVKIQTDNDVVVVVVQERPTIASVTFNGMREFDSKAITKSLMQVGFGEGRIFDQSMLERAEFELKEQYLGKGKYGVEVTATVTPLPRNRVGVSFDVFEGEVAKIRQISVVGNKAFSESELLDLFDLTTPGWLTWYTNTDKYSREKLEGDIERLRSFYLDQGYLEFSVEPPQVTISPDRKDIYITVTLHEGEPYKVRSVKLAGNLLGLDKEINNLVQVKEGETFSAAQANDSAKAITDYLGELGYAFANVNPNPTLDRAKHEADVTFYVDPSRRVYVRRIQIGGNTRTRDEVVRREMRQEEAAWYDSGDLKISRDRIDRLGYFSEVNVSTDPVPGSPDQVDVNVDVKEKPTGMINLGVGYGSSEKAILSAGISEDNVFGSGTNLTLQFNTSKTNRAAVLSHTDPYFTKDGISRTTSAYYRVTEPWDNNDGDYRVKAMGLGMNFGVPISEYDRVFLGATFERNQIDLYDNSPLAYRDFVDQYGDSTNALIFNVGWSKDTRDSALAPTKGSYTRLKGDFSTMDLKYYLLTAQQQYYIPLGRSYTLALNGMVDYGRSYGSLDYPVIKNVYAGGIGTVRGYDGASLGPRDTLTGDYLGGSRRIVANAQLYLPFPGASKDRTLRWFLFADAGQVAAGSGMKCTAGEPGNEVDDPCGWRYSAGIGLSWQSPLGPLQLSYARPLNAKSGDDQQSFQFQIGTGF
- the rseP gene encoding RIP metalloprotease RseP; amino-acid sequence: MLFTLLAFIVALGILITFHELGHYWVARLCGVRVLRFSVGFGKVLLRRTDRHGTEWAVSAIPLGGYVKMQDDPPAGAPRAVAAQSFNTQPVGRRIAIVAAGPIFNLVLAVLLYAGLNLAGTQEPAAVIAPPAAGSSAEQAGFQGGDRILAIDGRQVASWNDARWRLLDVLSAGGQARVEVRAASGATQQRALQVPGNRMDPAQGDPLADAGLRLALPKPVVREVIAGGEGEHAGLRNGDRIIRAGDTPEPGTAQLVDIIQHHAGQPLALTLLRDGAQVSLTVVPRAETVQGETIGRIGVQLGGDLPMVTVRYGLFESMGRAAARTWDTAWLSLRMMGRMVIGEVSWRNISGPVTIADYAGQTARLGIAAYVAYLALISISLGVLNLLPIPMLDGGHLLYYLVEIVRGSPPPDRWIDIGQRAGIGLLAGLMGLALFNDFARLFT
- the frr gene encoding ribosome recycling factor; translated protein: MSVAEIRKSAETRMAKSLDTLKVNLSKIRTGRAHTGILDHVQVEYYGSPVPVSQVANVNLVDARTISVQPYEKPMAAAIEKAIRESDLGLNPMSLGDSIRVPMPALTEERRRDLTKVVKGEGEDAKIAVRNLRREANESLKKLVKDKEISEDDERRAQDDIQKLTDRNVTEIDKLITQKEAEIMTV
- a CDS encoding 1-deoxy-D-xylulose-5-phosphate reductoisomerase, with product MSRFQRVAVLGSTGSIGESTLDVIARHPERLAVFALSARSRMERLAGQAAASGAAVVVVPDTAARQRFLAAWPAGRTPPEIRVGAQALADTAADAACDTVMAAIVGAAGLPAALAAAHAGKRVLLANKEALVAAGALFMRAVRAHGAELLPIDSEHNAIFQCLPHGGRAGAPSEPARGVRRLILTASGGPFRRHDPQDLHDVTPDQACAHPNWSMGRKISVDSATMVNKGLEVIEAHWLFAMPAERIQVLIHPQSVVHSMVEYDDGSVLAQLGQPDMRTPISYGLGFPERLDSGVGALDLARWGKLEFETPDMQRFPCLQLAFDALRAGQAACVALNAANEVAVDAFLSGRLRYTWIPRVITAALEWQQRQSSVTLDSLADVLALDAAVRAYAGNLGLA
- the rpsB gene encoding 30S ribosomal protein S2 codes for the protein MSLMREMLEAGVHFGHQTRYWNPKMAPYIFGHRNKIHIINLEQTVAKYQDATKFVKQLAARGGNILFVGTKRAARELVAAEAARCGMPYVDARWLGGMLTNFKTVKTSVKRLKDMEAVVAEGGAERMIKKEGLLFQRELDKLNKSIGGIKDMNGLPDALFVIDVGYHKIAVAEARTLGIPVVAVVDTNHSPDGIDYVIPGNDDSAKAIALYAKGIADAVLEGREQNLNGLVEEAGEGSEEFVEVQDNQG
- the pyrH gene encoding UMP kinase; its protein translation is MSSRSYKRVLLKLSGEALMGEDAFGINRSTIVRMTDEIAEVVALGVELAIVIGGGNIFRGVAPGAQGMDRATADYMGMMATIMNALALQDALKHKDVDTRVQSALNIDQVVEPYIRPKALRYLEEGKVVIFAAGTGNPFFTTDTAAALRGAEIGAEIVLKATKVDGIYSADPNKDPTATRYARISFDEAIVRRLEVMDATAFALCRDQKLPIKVFSINKSGALKRAVSGEDEGTLVHV
- the tsf gene encoding translation elongation factor Ts, with product MAEITAALVKELREKTDAPMMECKKALTEAEGDLARAEEILRVKLGNKASKAAARVTAEGLIGLYISPDAKQGAIIEVNCETDFVAKNDDFVAFINQLAELAAIQKPADVAALSALPMGEGTVETTRTALVGKIGENISVRRFERIDTANALASYVHGGKIGVLVEYAGAEEIGKDLAMHIAATKPRALNADGVPAADIAAERSVAEQKAAESGKPAEIVAKMVEGSVQKFLKEVTLLSQPFVKNDKQTVEQMLKEKNALISKFVLFVVGEGIEKKTSDFAAEVAAAAAGRA
- the uppS gene encoding polyprenyl diphosphate synthase: MAISSTQAVPATQAVPQHVAIIMDGNGRWATRRHLPRTAGHAKGVQAVRRVVEACGRRGVRYLTLFAFSSENWRRPPEEVSLLMRLFVQALEREVDKLNEQGVRLHVVGDMSRFEPRLQALIADAQARTASNDRLHLSVAANYGGRWDILQATRAMLSQHPELARDPQRIDEAHLADHLSMAWAPEPDLFIRTGGEQRISNFLIWQLAYAELYFTDQYWPDFGAAELDAAFEWYRTRERRFGRTSAQLREDAAR
- a CDS encoding phosphatidate cytidylyltransferase, producing MLGQRVLTAIVLLAVLAAALASGNPWWFVALLAAAAACACWEWLRLTVPQPPSRALCVGAAAALLAIMLWLAWAWLSGAPAAAALQAAVVRWLVPAVVLAWLLAATTAVVRGRADAPAASLGWSLFSVPAVLAAWSVLALMFMARGGWFVVSLLALVWVADISAYFAGRAFGKRKLAPRVSPGKTVAGAVAGIAGAVAWVWLSSLWTGSFGQLLVERGGLWLALPAAALLGAISIVGDLFESLLKRRAGRKDSSALLPGHGGVYDRIDAILPVAPFALLLSGVLS